The genomic region AGCTTGCCGAGCGCGTCCGCGACGCCGTCCGCGAGCGACCAGACCTCGACGTTCTGCAGCCGCTCGACCTTCGCCCTCACGCCCTGCCACCAGATATCCGCGGTCCTTCCCGCATACGCGATGATGACCACGCGGTCCGACCGCCCGCTCGCCTTCGCGATGCGTCGTTCATCCGGCTGGCCAGCCTCGATCCACAGTTGAATCCGTCCGGTAAGATCCTTTTGCCACAGGTCGGGCTCGTCGGTGTCGGAGAGTCCCTTGCAGAACTCGAGCCGCTCATCGGCGAAAAGGCCGAATGCCGCGACGCGAACCATCATCCGTTCGTCGGTTTCCGACGGATGTCGCGCGATGGTCAATGAATGATCGCCATAGTAGTGGCGATCCATGTCGGCGATCTGAAGATCGGCCTTGTAAATGGTGGATTTGAGAGCCATGCAGCAGTGAGCGCCGATACTTTCGACCGGCGAATGGGATTGATCGACAGCGGCACGGCGGGACGGCAGAAACGCCGCACATCGGACGCAACGCGAGTCCGGTATTGTGCGGCGAATCGATGCGGAAATGGAAGTGCCGAACGCATGCGAAGCGCCCGCCGGGCGCGGGCACGTTCAGGCGCGAATCGGAGATAGAGCGCGGTTTGGACCGCGCCAACGCGAAGCCGCTTATTGGTCGATGAATCGATCCGCGGTCCACATGCCTTGCGTGTCGTTATTCGCGGCGTTCACGAATTCGACGTCATGCCCGACCACACGCAATACGCGAAAATGCGATTCGACCGGCGTCGATATGCATTCAAAGCCTTCGAAGAATTGCTGCATCTTTTGATGCTCGCCGGCTCTCGCGTGTTCATCGGCTGAATCGAATTTGTCCTTGGATAAGCAGCCGTAGGAATTCGGCCGAAACTTGAACGTTTGTTGAGGCTGAACCACGCTGTCTTGAGCCTGCGCAGCCGAAGCCGCCACCATCAAGGCCGTCACGGCGAAAAGAGCATTGGCGCGTTTCTTCATGAATATAGCCTCCTAGCCAATTACTTCGACATTAGCTATGTATATAAAATGGTTTGCCGCAACGATCATCCTAATGAGAGTTTCTCAACTTGCAAGCACATGATGTGTGCGGTCGCAACAGGACAGAATGTCGCACCGATTTAGGAGGAAAATGACGGGCGTGCTTATCGAACGAATCGCCCGGCGCTTTCGTATTGACGGAAACGGAATACGCTCTCCCGCGCCATTTGCGGAAATACGTTCGCTCAATGGGCGTTTGTGCGCTGCATTATTGAAGGAAACGTGCGCGGCGAACTGTCTGCCAATTTGCGGCTCGCGCCGCAACCTGTCCGAACGGCCTATTGCCTCGCGGCGTCGTTCGTGGATAAATCGACGCATCGATTCCTGGAGACTTCGAATGACGCTTGCTCAATGGCTGCCGTTTGCTATCGCCTCGGCGATCCTCGTCGCGATTCCCGGTCCGACTGTGCTGCTCGTCGTGTCCTACGCGCTCGGTCACGGCCGCAAGTACGCGCTCGCGACGACCGTCGGCGTGGCGCTTGGCGATCTGACAGCGATGACCGCATCGATGCTCGGCCTCGGCGTGCTGCTCGCGGCATCGGCGGAACTGTTCGTGGCCGTGAAATGGGTCGGCGCGGCGTACCTGTTTTATCTCGGCATCAAGCTGTGGCGTGCTCCCGTGGTCGACACGGACGCCGTCAAGCCGAGCGGCGACCTGCGCACGAGCCGCATCATGGCGCACGCCTACGCCGTCACGACGCTCAATCCCAAGAGCATCATTTTCTTCGTCGCGTTCGTGCCGCAATTTGTCGATCCTCACGCGGCGAGCGTCTCCCAAATCGCGATTCTGGAGGCGACGTTTGTCGGGCTCGCAGCGGCTAACGCGTTCGCGTATGCGCTTCTCGCGTCCGGCGCGCGGCGCGCGATCCGCCGGCCGGCCGTCCAGCGGGCAGTGAATCGCACCGGCGGCGCACTTCTGATGGGCGCGGGCGTCTTTGCCGCAGCGTGGAAGAAGGCCGCATGAGCGAACCGGACGACTGGAGCGCGAGCGCGCGGCGCGTTTATTTCGGGCTTCTCGATGACTGGAACCGCCAGGACGCCGCCGCGATGGCTGCGCGCTTCTCAGAGCGCGGCAGCCTCGTCGGATTCGATGGCAGCGCAATCGACGGTCGCGCGTGCATCGAAGCCCATCTTCAACCGATCTTCGCCGCGCATCCCACGCCGCTCTTCGTGGCGAAAGTCCGCGAAGTCAGGCGCCTGGCGTCCGGGCAAACGCTGCTGCTGCGCGCGGTCGCTGGAATGCGACCGCGAGGCGCCAGCGAGTTGGAACAGCGCCTGAACGCGGTTCAGACGCTTGTGCTCGTACTTTGCGATGGGGCGTATCGCATCGAGATGTTTCAGAACACGCCGGCCGCGTTTCACGGGCGGCCAGAGGAGACGGAGAAGCTCACCGCCGAATTGCGCGACGCGGTTGGACCCGGCGCGCCATAGGGCTTATTTTCCGATGCAGAACCGGCTGAAGATCACGCCGAGCAGATCGTCCGACGTGAACTCGCCGGTGATTGCGTTGAAGTTATCCTGCGCGAGCCGCAATTCTTCCGCGAAGAGATCGAGAAGCTGCGACTGCTGGTTCGCGTGGTCCGCGGCGAACGCCAGATGGTCCCGCGCCTCGCGAAGCGCAATCAGGTGCCGTTCGCGCGCCAGATACACGCTCTCGGCGCCCGCGCGCCAGCCGGCAATGCCGAGCAATTCGTCCCGCAGCAGCGAGATGCCGTCGCCGGTCTTGGCCGACAGATTCACTTCGCGGCTGTCGCCATCGTCTTGGCCTGCGCGTACAGCGGCTGGCGCGCCGGCGAGATCGGTCTTGTTGAACACCCGAACCACTGGCACGCCATGCGGGAACCGCGCGGCAATCCCTTCGTCGTCGGGCGTCATTCCTGTCCGCGCGTCGAGCAGATGGAGCACCACATCCGCACGCTCGATCTCGCCCCACGTGCGCTCGATCCCGATGCGCTCCACTTCGTCCTCGGTCTCGCGCAGCCCTGCCGTATCGATGATATGCAGTGGAATGCCTTCCACCTGAATCGTCTGGGCGACCTTGTCGCGCGTGGTTCCGGCGATCGGCGTGACGATCGCGAGCTCCGCACCCGCGAGCGCATTGAGCAACGACGATTTGCCGACGTTCGGCTGTCCCGCGAGCACCACCGACATTCCTTCCCGCAAAAGCGCGCCCTGACTCGCGTCCGCGAGCACCGTTTCAAGCCGCTGACGGATGCGCGTGAGCTTGCCGCGCGCGTCGGCGGCTTCGAGAAAGTCGATCTCTTCTTCGGGGAAGTCGAGCGTCGCTTCAACGAGCATCCGCAGATTGATCACGTCCTCGACGAGCGCGTGAATTTCGCGCGAGAACGCGCCTTCGAGCGAGCGGCCCGCCGACCGCGCAGCCGCCTCGGTGCTGGCCTCGATCAGATCGGCGACGGCCTCCGCCTGGGCGAGATCGAGCTTGTCGTTCAGAAATGCGCGGCGAGTGAATTCGCCCGGTTCCGCGATCCGAAGCCCGAAGCTCCGGCCGACTTCGATCGCCCGTTGCAGAACGAGCTGCAATACGATCGGCCCGCCGTGACCCTGCAACTCCAGCACATGCTCGCCCGTGTATGAATGCGGCGCCGGAAAGTACAGCGCGATGCCGCGATCGAGCGCCTCGCCGTGTCCGTCGACGAACGGCACGTAACTGGCGTGGCGCGGCGCGAGCGGCTCACCGCATAGCGCGCGCATCGCTTGCTCGGCGGCAGCTTCCCCCGCGCGACCGAACGACAGCCGCACGACGCCGATTCCTCCGCGTCCGGGCGCGGTGGCAATTGCGACGATCGGATCGGTGTCGTTGCTCAACATAGTGGAAGCGGCGTAGTGGTGAGGTGCCGGCATTGTATCGCGGGCGTTTCGGGCGGGACCGCTAGGACGATTCTTGCATTATCTTAAAAAAGATACCGCGCCCGTTTAAATCACCGTAACGCCGACGATCCGACGCGCCCGGAAGCGGTCTGATTGCTGCTTTTGGGCAATAACAACCGTTTCGACAAAAAGATAAAAGTGGTCCACTGCGCGACATATCTAGCGCGCTTAGTTGACTATCAGGCAACGATTGGCTTGCACAATCAACCCCATGCCTACATCACAAGAAAAGGCCGATTTCTCCGAACGGCTCAAATTCTCGATGGCGCGCTCTCCCGAGAAGATGCGCGGCGCCACCGATCTCTCGAACAAATTCAATCTTCGATATCAGGGCGAACCGGTTTCGCCGCAGACGGCGCACAAGTGGCTCACCGGCCGTTCCATCCCGACTGCCGACAAACTGCAAACGCTCGCCGAATGGCTGAAGGTCGATCTGCACTGGCTGCATTACGGCCCGCCGCCGACCGGCACTTCACAGACCACGCCCAAGCCGCTCGCGCGCGACGAACGATATCCGGCGACGGAGGAAACGCTGGAACTGGCGTCGAAGATCGAAGCGCTGTCGCCGCATCACCGTTACTTGCTCGAGGAATTGATCGACCAGTTCTACGGCGGATTGAAACGATGAGCACGCACGCGCGTCATGCGACGAAATTTCCCAGTTTTCAGGGATATGGCTATCTTGCGCGGTTGATCGAAAAAACCGTTTGAATCCAGCAGACGCGCGCCAGCAAGCGCACGCCAGCAAGTTTCAGCTTTAAGTCGAAAGCTGAAACTTGGCCACGTCGCACCGGCTGCCCTCGACACTGCTGCCATCAGTACCCGGTCGATACAAACAGCCGTCGCCGCTCGCTTCCGACAGGCGACGCGCGATGAAGCTCCCCGCCTCATCGACGGCATCCCGAATTTCAATCACACGCTGTTTTCGCCGGGCAATGCGCAGCACGTCCACATCATGTGGAGCTACAAGTGCCCGCAACATCCGGTTTCCGAAACGACGATCAAGAACTGGTTTAACGCGGTGTTCCTCCCGCGCAAGAAGCTCTGGCCCGTGGTCGCGAGGCTGCTGAACCGGTCGGGCGACTGGCTAATGGACGGATTCGACGATGCGCCTCTTCCGGTCACAGGGGCGGCTCAGGCGCCGCGTTTTTTTGCTCGGACGATCTCGCCTGAGACACTGCACGGAAAGGTACGAAGCATTCAGGAAGCGATGCGTATTCTCGCCGCGCGAGTCCAGGAACTCGAGGATGCGCTGAGGTAGCCGGACGGGCCGGCCTCTGCCGCGCCTCAAATGAAAACGCCCGGCAATGCCGGGCGTTCGCACATCCAAACCGGAGTCAGACCGAAGCCCGAAACCGCGTCAAGCCATTTTCTTCCGGCCCTTGCCCATCATCCGCGTGATGTAGTACTGCTGCGCGATCGACAGCACGTTGTTCACCACGTAGTACAGCACCAGACCGGCCGGGAAGAAGAAGAACATCACCGAGAACGCGATCGGCATGAACATCATCATCTTCGCTTGCACGGGGTCGGGCGGCGTCGGGTTCAGCCTCGTCTGAAGGAACATGGACACGGCCATCAGCACCGGCAGAATGAAGTACGGGTCCTGTTGCGAAAGATCGTGAATCCAGCCGATCCACGGCGCGCCGCGCATTTCCACCGACGACAGCAGCACCCAATACAGCGAAATAAACACCGGAATCTGGATTACCACCGGCAGACAGCCGCCGAACGGATTCACCTTTTCCGTCTTATAAAGCTCCATCAACTGCGCGTTCATCTTCTGCGGATCGCTCTTGAAGCGTTCGCGAATCTGCTGCATGCGCGGCGTGATTTCCTTCATGCGCGCCATCGACTTGTAGCTCGCCGCCGACAGCGGGAAGAACACGGCCTTGATGAGCAGCGTGAGCAGCACGATCGCCCAGCCCCAGTTGCCGACGAAACCGTGAATCTTTTCGAGCAGCCAGAAAAGCGGCTTGGCGATGATCGTCACCATGCCGTAGTCCTTCACCAGTTCCAGGCCCGGCGCAATGCCTTCGAGCATGCGCTCTTCTTCCGGACCGGCGAAGAGGCGCGCATCGACCGTCACGCTTTGTCCCGGCGCGATCGTCTGCACCGCCTGCTGCACGCCCACGCGATACAGCGTCGGATCGATCTTCTGCACGTAGATGTCGCGATGCACGCCTTCCTTCGGAATCCACG from Caballeronia sp. Lep1P3 harbors:
- a CDS encoding YaeQ family protein — encoded protein: MALKSTIYKADLQIADMDRHYYGDHSLTIARHPSETDERMMVRVAAFGLFADERLEFCKGLSDTDEPDLWQKDLTGRIQLWIEAGQPDERRIAKASGRSDRVVIIAYAGRTADIWWQGVRAKVERLQNVEVWSLADGVADALGKLAERTMRLQLTVQDGEASLGSATGDPVAIRWNVLKGAGG
- a CDS encoding transcriptional regulator, with protein sequence MPTSQEKADFSERLKFSMARSPEKMRGATDLSNKFNLRYQGEPVSPQTAHKWLTGRSIPTADKLQTLAEWLKVDLHWLHYGPPPTGTSQTTPKPLARDERYPATEETLELASKIEALSPHHRYLLEELIDQFYGGLKR
- the yidC gene encoding membrane protein insertase YidC — protein: MDIKRTVLWVIFFVSVVMLFDNWQRDHGRPSMFFPSATQPAKTASNPAPGSATPGTQPSELTNAPAGAAPGTSTPPATAASQLVKFTTDVYSGEIDTRGGTLSKLSLLKEGDGKQPNLYITLFDHTANHTYLARTGLLGGDFPNHNDVFTPVPGQTSLSGDAKTLTLAFESPVKGGVKVVKTYTFTRGSYVINVDTKIENVGTTPVTPKLYMELVRDNTPVETPRFSHTFIGPAVYSEQKHFQKIDFSDIDKNKATFEPSANNGWIAMVQHYFASAWIPKEGVHRDIYVQKIDPTLYRVGVQQAVQTIAPGQSVTVDARLFAGPEEERMLEGIAPGLELVKDYGMVTIIAKPLFWLLEKIHGFVGNWGWAIVLLTLLIKAVFFPLSAASYKSMARMKEITPRMQQIRERFKSDPQKMNAQLMELYKTEKVNPFGGCLPVVIQIPVFISLYWVLLSSVEMRGAPWIGWIHDLSQQDPYFILPVLMAVSMFLQTRLNPTPPDPVQAKMMMFMPIAFSVMFFFFPAGLVLYYVVNNVLSIAQQYYITRMMGKGRKKMA
- the sap1 gene encoding surface attachment protein Sap1, whose translation is MKKRANALFAVTALMVAASAAQAQDSVVQPQQTFKFRPNSYGCLSKDKFDSADEHARAGEHQKMQQFFEGFECISTPVESHFRVLRVVGHDVEFVNAANNDTQGMWTADRFIDQ
- a CDS encoding LysE family translocator → MTLAQWLPFAIASAILVAIPGPTVLLVVSYALGHGRKYALATTVGVALGDLTAMTASMLGLGVLLAASAELFVAVKWVGAAYLFYLGIKLWRAPVVDTDAVKPSGDLRTSRIMAHAYAVTTLNPKSIIFFVAFVPQFVDPHAASVSQIAILEATFVGLAAANAFAYALLASGARRAIRRPAVQRAVNRTGGALLMGAGVFAAAWKKAA
- a CDS encoding SgcJ/EcaC family oxidoreductase, with protein sequence MSEPDDWSASARRVYFGLLDDWNRQDAAAMAARFSERGSLVGFDGSAIDGRACIEAHLQPIFAAHPTPLFVAKVREVRRLASGQTLLLRAVAGMRPRGASELEQRLNAVQTLVLVLCDGAYRIEMFQNTPAAFHGRPEETEKLTAELRDAVGPGAP
- the mnmE gene encoding tRNA uridine-5-carboxymethylaminomethyl(34) synthesis GTPase MnmE encodes the protein MLSNDTDPIVAIATAPGRGGIGVVRLSFGRAGEAAAEQAMRALCGEPLAPRHASYVPFVDGHGEALDRGIALYFPAPHSYTGEHVLELQGHGGPIVLQLVLQRAIEVGRSFGLRIAEPGEFTRRAFLNDKLDLAQAEAVADLIEASTEAAARSAGRSLEGAFSREIHALVEDVINLRMLVEATLDFPEEEIDFLEAADARGKLTRIRQRLETVLADASQGALLREGMSVVLAGQPNVGKSSLLNALAGAELAIVTPIAGTTRDKVAQTIQVEGIPLHIIDTAGLRETEDEVERIGIERTWGEIERADVVLHLLDARTGMTPDDEGIAARFPHGVPVVRVFNKTDLAGAPAAVRAGQDDGDSREVNLSAKTGDGISLLRDELLGIAGWRAGAESVYLARERHLIALREARDHLAFAADHANQQSQLLDLFAEELRLAQDNFNAITGEFTSDDLLGVIFSRFCIGK